In the genome of Xenopus laevis strain J_2021 chromosome 1S, Xenopus_laevis_v10.1, whole genome shotgun sequence, one region contains:
- the rita1.S gene encoding RBPJ-interacting and tubulin-associated protein 1-like, which translates to MLDNPCTANMSLDLSITGHRTALPQRKSRSTYRFKATNSYVDETLFGSSGLRLDQTQQWTSAPPCQTPHLWSPREIKENKNTLSCRPKSTPPGTPRKKIQYRVKSRTPSYCDESLFGGNVEECTWDAPWVKKEDTVKIHPLLWSPSPRLVQQSSTQNTKQGPLRAVHLPETLDSPLGTHRGLGNFWKLPESDSESGGYSPLPFSARQRQNALGRETVRSASCSGRVKARRSSVQMQERAPWK; encoded by the exons ATGCTTGATAATCCGTGTACTGCCAACATGTCTCTGGACCTCTCTATAACTGGGCATCGCACTGCACTTCCACAGCGCAAGAGCAGAAGCACTTACCGTTTCAAAGCCACAAACTCCTATGTTGacgagactctgtttggtagctCTGGGCTAAGACTGGATCAAACTCAACAGTGGACTTCTGCCCCACCTTGTCAGACACCCCATCTGTGGAGCCCAAGAGaaataaaagagaacaaaaacaCCTTGAGCTGTAGACCTAAAAGCACTCCACCTGGGACTCCCAGGAAAAAGATTCAATACAG GGTGAAGAGCCGCACTCCTTCATATTGTGATGAATCTTTGTTTGGTGGAAACGTGGAGGAATGCACGTGGGATGCGCCGTGGGTGAAAAAAGAAGATACGGTCAAAATTCATCCTCTTCTCTGGAGCCCTTCACCACGACTAGTCCAACAAAGTTCCACACAGAACACTAAACAAGGTCCTTTGCGAGCTGTGCATCTGCCTGAAACCTTGGACAGTCCCTTAGGAACTCACAGGGGGCTGGGAAACTTCTGGAAACTACCTGAAAGTGATTCAGAGTCTGGTGGATATTCCCCATTGCCATTCAGTGCAAGACAAAGACAAAATGCCCTTGGCAGAGAGACTGTTCGATCAGCAAGCTGTTCTGGCAGGGTGAAAGCCAGGAGAAGCTCTGTTCAAATGCAAGAAAGAGCTCCATGGAAATAA